TTCTTAGTTGAAATGAGAGTCATGTAAAAGATGAAACAATAGTGGAACATGACAATAGAATGATTTGATGGTTTTGTGTAGTCAAAGAGATTGCATGATCTTGTCTTGTATGATCATCTTGAAAGTTTATACATGTTTTAGCCTTGTTACTAAAAGCATGAAGTTAGATCATTGGGATTTTTcgattttcttgttttaatcGCTAGTGTAATCTTTAGCCCGTTTGGTTCTAGGTGTTAAGCTACATGATTTGGAATTGCGcaatttcgtttttgttttagttgcaATTTGATCATCTTGAAGTTCATAGATGTTATCTTAAGTGTTAGTAAAGAGCATGATGGTAGGTGATCACTGATATATTCCATTCTCTTGTTTCTATCTAATCTTTTAGCTACTTTGGTTTTAGGCATTATGCTAAAATTGCATTTTGTTGAACTGAAAAtctgaattttggttttggaataCGCAGGGATGCTCTTGACGCGCTTGGATTAGTCCGTTACTGCTGCAGGCGTATGCTTATGACTCATGTCGATCTAATCGAAAAGCTTCTAAACTACAACAGTAATATCTCCATACCCGGTTCTTTTGCCTTGTGTTGCCTCTGCTctattctttttgttaacttGCTTATTCGAATACTTCTCTTTTGCAGCTATGGAGAAATCCGACcccaattaaaaaaagatgcTATAATGAATAACAAATCATCAAGAGCTGAAGTGAAGGAGTGATGCATCTCATCCATGTGGGCGTCTTAATAAAACCACAATGTTTcagaaattttggtttaatttataACTAGGAATGTTGATATTTCAATGTTTTCTGATGTTCTTGTTCGGTTTTAGAAATCTAGACAATTTTTCGAGCCAAAAATAAAGCTCAAGCCTGTAGAGTCATCAtctattgatttgtttttggtaatcTAATCCTGATAAATAGTAAAGATCACACATTTGATAAGGTTCAAATCTACAATCTAGATCACGAGTAGGAAGCAGCTCTTTTTGTACGATATCAAATTGGTAATGAGAACAGAGcacataaaaacaatttgaatgGAGCTCCCATTTTATAACCGGAGAATATCAAAGTTTTTTAGTTACAAGTGGTTGTATTAATTCAAGGAAAccatttaacaaaagaaatataaatatttatattaaatatacaCTATAATTagttgaatatatatttattttggatcaAATGTTTattaagatatatttttattataaaaatttattctgAAATATGTTTATTGAACAATATACTGAACTTAACAAACCAAGGagactttttttattttattttttttcaaacacaaaccaaggagacaaatatgaagaaaacaaattacattTGAATAGAGAGGTAGAGCTATATAACTCACTGAATGCTTGGAAATATTGTCTATTAGTCTATTACAGATTAAGATTTTCTAAAAGAATTTGAGCCCGCTGAACCCAGAATTTGAGAGTTTGGCTTAGACTCAAATTCGAGTTTTTACCTAGTACGCATTCAATATGGAAAATGGTGCAGCACTCAACGCACCAATAGAAcacttttgtgtttgtgtctCTTAAATTACGTTCACATACTTCGCACCAATCTTTTTCACGGACCTCTTCTTCCCATATAGCTGTGAGAAAGTGTTTGTCATGTTCATACCTTGCTCTATAGGGTAATGTAGCACACTTCatacaaacaataaaatcacaTTTGATGCAATTTAATTGATTATGACGTTCTGTTTTGCATACGCGACATATGAGTTTTCCGTCTCGGCCTACAAATATGAACAATGGATGTTTATGACCTTGGAAACAAAACGGCTCAGCAATTGAAGCACATTTTACATCTAGAGTGAAGATACATCCCCTTATGCAACACTCATAGACAAAGCCACGACAACCACGATTACAAGAACTGCATCCAAAACGATCCATACCATATCTACTTGCAGCTTTTAATGTTAGTGGATGAGGATGTAATGCATGTTGTAATATCCTGCAAAATTTTGCACATGTTTCATGGAAGATGAAATCATCACACTCCACACAAGAATAGAAATTACCTTCGAAAATAGGTAAATAACACGCttgacaaagttttttttcgttATAAAGTATACTGACTTCGAGCCGGAAATGATGGTCATGGAGAAAATGAAGTATCACTTCCTTAGATATTATATTGAATGATCCAACATCTTGTGTAATATCATCTTTGTCTGGTAAACCTTCGAGATCTTTTCCATCCCACACATTTTTCTCTAGAGCACATCTCGAATGAACAGCATAATGACCACACTTATCACAAGTATATGCACCATAATCACCGTCaataatttgatgaaaaaCTCCACAAGACCATTCACATGATCGTAGAGAAAAAGTGTAGGAGATACGATGGTTGTGACGTGATATCTTGATGACGCTTGGAGAGTACATACAATCACTATGAAACACAAAGTTGCATCTGACACATATGTAGGTGGGATATAGTTTTCTCACCAAACCACAAAAGTTGCAAGTTAAAGAAGTTTGTCTAGGAAAAAAAGTGAGAGGATGGTCGGCATGCCTTTTTGGTGGGTCTATAACAAAGGGTATTGGCTTCACTGCACATACTGGATGCATGAAAACGTTACATATGGTACAATAATATACCAGGAAGTTTACTCTTCTTCTACAGCATAAACAATTAATACTGTAAAGAAGGAAGTGAAAGTAAAGTTGGAGCGAATGCTGAGGGTGATAAGGGTGTTTGATTTTAAGTGGAGACTCGACGCATTCTTTGTGATACTTTTTCGTGCAAATGTCACAAAAATAATAGTCAGTGCCAAAATTTGAGTGACGGCATATATTGCATCCACCATCAATATCGAATTCTTTATTGTTGCACCAAAACAACGGGAGTACTGAATGATATGTAGCACTTCTTGTAGAGAAGACGAACTCGGGGGAAGAATTGAGCGGGAAAATATTCCCAGTTCTATCTTTAAATTTTCGTGCACTTGGGCATAAaaaaagaggttgaagaagatggtcATCGCTGACTGCTTCACCGGATGGAGATAGGCtatgtgtttttggtttgggatGATACTTGGGATGATGATATTCCAGAAATAGGTTACCATCCTTTTCCTCCTCATGAAATCCACCGAAATCCATGGCTTCTCCTAGTCTTTGTTTACTATACTTCTGttaagatcttttttttttatataaatgcaAAATACTAGTTTTGAGAGTTTTCCACTATACATAAGAAAATCTGATACCAAAGGTCTCCTTCTACGTTTAATTATTGGATCCTTAACCGTGAAAATGAGTTGAattatgttcttttctttgtattgAATGGTAATTTTCTTTCCACGCAAGTAAAGAATACTCTTTTCCACATAGTTTTCACCCTTACGGAACTTATATATCCGACTCGtcaagattttaattttacgaTCAATTACAATAGAGAACAAATTGAGACCTTAACTTAAATGGTAACTACTTTTTTAgtcagtttttggtttttgttatcaaaagaaatcatTAGTCATCCAATCAAGATTCTTTTACAATTGTACTCTtagctttcttctcttctcgaGGAAAGAATGATTCACAATGGGGAAATGTGAAGTAGTCTTTCAGGTAATAGAATTTACAAAGCAGCTTCCTAGAGTAATAGAATTATCATGTGTGTATGATCAAAGAATCTTGTTTTTCACAAGTTCATTTCAAAAGTATGTAATATTTATGTATCAAAAGACATTAAATCAACCAAcatataatacataattatTCAATACCATTTTATAGAATGAGAATGAGACCAAAGACTCATATACTCTTTGAATCCATTTTGACATTATAAAAGTCAAGTTTATTTAGCTTTGATCAATCCTTTTGACTCGAAGTACTCTATCATTTGATCATACATCTCATTGATCCCATATTCGAATCGAAAGCCTTCATTGATAAGTTTTTGCGAAGATAGTGTCAATTTCGGAATCGACAAGCCCTCTTCGAATCTGCcaaatttcacaaaacaaaaattgattagacaaaagaaaatcgaattttcaattaatatttttgcaaTTTCTGTAGAACATAAAGGCTTACTCTGACAACACATTGTACTTAGGATATCTCTGTATGAGAAAATCCGCAATCTCTGGAACACTTGTGTTGTAAGCACAGCAAATGTAGCGACCAGAAGCAGTTTCTTTCTCCGCAAGAAACAAATGGGCACGAGCTAAATCGTCTACGTGGACGAACGAGATCGAGCCAGATAGCTTCTGCATTTCCTTGAGACCGGTCACATGCATTTCTTTCCCTGACAACAACACCAAATCATCTTGATTATTTATCGTGAAACAGAATGGGATAAAATGGTAAATTCGTGTTTACCGGTGATGAAAGACATCGAGAGAGATAAGCTACTCGGAGGATCGGAGAGGAGAGAGTTTCCGGCTATAAGTGCCGGAATCACGGTAACGAGATTGATCTTATTCTCTTTTGCAAATTCCCAAGCTGTCTTTTCTGCTAACACCTTCGAGATTGGGTAACCCTAGAAAAGAACAGAGAGGTAAGTTGGTTTATGTATGAAAAAGCCCTAGCTTGTGTAACAAGAAACGTAATTACCCAGTTAAAAGGCTTCTCCTCTGTGAGAAATTCAACGTCAGTCCAGTTTTCTTCGTTCATCACGATTCCGGTTCCAGAAAGATTGTTGATGGAAACAGCAGCAGCTGAAGATGTGTAGATCACACGCTTGACTGATTTCGATTTTAAGCAAGATTTCAACACATTGATCACTCCTTGTATCGCCGGCTTGATCATGTCTTTCTgtatattgaaacaaaaacaagataagCTTGATAATGTTTCTCTTATGAGTATATAAAAGCCTGCACATTCTGTTCAAGATAGACCTCGGGATCTTCGGATTTAAAGTTGATCGGAGTTGCGACATGGAAGATGTATTCACAGCCGGAGAATGAGGATTCGAAACTGTCTTCATCAGTCAAATCTGCCTTGAAGATCTTCAGGTCGCCAAGCTCTTGAAGTTTCCTAAGGTGAGCTATTTTCTTCTCGTTTTCTGCAGTttcagaataaaaaaaatccattaaacattcaaaatgccttcagagaaaaaagaaagaagaagagagtgaagaacCTGGATCTCTAACTGTAGTGTTAACTTTGTAGCCACTTTGAAGCAAATGCTTGATGAGAATAGAGGCTAAGTTTCCCGTGCCACCAATGACACAAGCCTTCTTCGATCCGGTGTGTGTAAGAGTCTGGTCCATGATTGTACTTTTGAAATTACAGAGATAGAGATTTAGTTGTTATGAGTTTATCGTCTTGAGACTTCTATATAAGAAGTAAAAAGATTTGCAAATAGTCCTTGCTCATTAGGTACAACAGTAGATCAATAAGGCTGTTTTAGAAGGTAAGCACGTGATCTTTGAAATAACCAACTTGTCTTCACCTAAGAATCAAAAAAGATTGACCTTCAGAGTTCTGATTTGTTATCATCTACCAAATTATCACAAGAGTTTGATTATTTCTGTCTCTAAACAATATAACACAGCTTTAGAGTAACGAATAGTGTTACAGTAAGGTTCTGttacttcaattttttctttgccGATCTTAAAATGAGTTGCAAAAGAATGCTTTTTACTTCCACCAATCTGTCAAATTCTCTGCAGTTTTTAACACAACTTGGACTTGCTATGTTCTGTTTCACGAATTACACGAGTCAATTCAACATAACTTGCTCTGTTCTTGTCCATGTTTCACAGAATCTGGCCTTAAGcaattttatcatatttaagCTACAAATCCATAACAGAGTTtaacaaagataaaataacCAGAAAGTTACATTGAAAGataaaaagtgaagaagacaaaaaaaagagagggtAAATCCTAaatcgaaaacaaaagaaggcATTGGCAATAGCATTCCGATTTTAAAAAACCGATAAATCTATGTATCTAATGGCTTGTTCTTAGAAGCTTCAACGAACATAGAAGCAACCTCATTCAAAAACTTAGTCTTCTCCAACACAAATTCCAACTCCTTAGCTTGCAACAACTTATACTTCTCTTCAACAATCTTCTTACTCTCAACCGAAACCAAACTCCATTGCTGCTTCACATAATACTCATCAACACCCAAACTAGCAATCATCCTAACAAGAGACGAGTTATCAAACCAATCACatccatcatcaccaccatcttcttcaacttttttaCCATTAGTTGAAGAACCACCGGCAAACACCAACTCTTGCTTAACAgaatcaatcttcttcttcgccacACTCTTTTTCGATACACCGTTCGACTTAACATTAGAATCAAGAGCTATTCCTTTAGGTCCCCAAATAAACTTAGACAATTCAAAAGCTTTCTTATCATGAGCTTTCACAAAACTAGGTTCGTTCCTTCCTTCTTTACCAATATACTTCTTCCTTAAACTCCTAATCTTATCCATGAATTGATTCTTACTAACCTCAAAGCTAATCGATTTCTTCAAGAAATCGTAAAACGCATTAGTATCTACATAAGGAGACTTCCCTGTATCAGCTTTGAAATCAATCATTCCTTGTAACACTAAgatttcgtcttcttcactcCATAGTCTTTGAAAACCTCCTGGTTTCTTCACactctcttcatctttcttcactCGTTTCGTTGAAGTCGTAGCAGCAGCTTCACTCGCTGGCCGTTTTGTTCCTGATTTCATCGCCGGTAAAGCTAAAGTAGCTGACGACGACGTTGgatcctctttcttctttagatTCACTGTGTTTAAAGCGATTGTCTTCCCAGATCCAGAATTCGGTGGATTTGTTGATTCAGAATCCGAATCTGTTTCAGTCTCGGATCCAGAATCTGAATCAGCGGCGGTGGAGACGGCGGTGGATTTAGCTGGAGGAGCGGCGGCGGTTGTGGCGGAAGGGGATTTGATTCGAATTTTGATTGGTACGTCTTCTTCAGATGAAGAGGAATCGTCTGAAGCTTCACCAGCTTCGGAAGTCTCGACGTCATCTTCGTCGCTTGAAGTTGCCGTTGGTGGATCTTCCAGTGGATTGAGTTTCTTCGTCATTGGAAATTTTCAAGGAGGCAAATCGGAATCCTTCAagcagaagagaagagagaagctttttagggtttgtgagGAGAGGACGGCAAAAGTGTTTGGGAATATAAAGGTGTTAACTTTAGTTTAAAGTGGTTGCTGTCTTCCAATAgatattttagggtttttaataTAGggaattaattatttttttctctttttctgttgGTCAAagtaatttagtatttttattacttttgcTTTGGTAatattttatctctttcttttggtcaaagtaatttaggatttttattatttgctttggtaaatattttctctatttttcttatgtataaccaaaaaaaaaaggcctAAGCCAAGGCTATGGTTTTTGCTTTTAGCTTTTTCcaaaaatccattttttaaACCATTCAAGATTTTGAGGAAAGTTGATTCCCTATATAAATTAGGGAATCTAATTCTAAGAGTTTTTACTAATTTCTTAACAAGATCCAAAAATCTCATGTTatttacaaaaaccaaaatctgaaatctaAAATCTCCTAAAATCTTGGCCTAAATTTCTCTTTTCAGTATCAAACTGAAGTATGGGCTTTCAGGCTTGTACATGCTTAACTTCTGTTCTTCTGTTAAATGAGGTGTAAATCCAATTGTGTAGAGCCCATTACTAGGCCCAGAGACCATTTTGACCCAGATACAATCAGCtcacaaaatagaaaacataacATCATGTGTCGTTGAAGAAAATATGGTACAAGGCATGATGGgccttgttgatgaaaatatgGTTAGATTATTATTAAATGAGCATGGTGAAACATTATATAAAGGAACGAAAGATGATAAGTCTACCCACATTACTTACCACCATTCTTAATTATAcgtttctttttgcttttgattttggttccTCTTGTATTTTCGATCTAAGAGTAATACTTTAGAGGAAGTACATACAGAGACAACCTCTTAAACAAATCCATCGGAACCCTAAACATCTCCTTGTGGCAGAGTTATGACTTTTTACTTCCAGTGATGAAATTTGGTTGGGATTATAGCCACGAACTCAATAGAATTCTTAAGATCATGTGAAAACGTTGACAAGATCGTCTACGATTTTCCAAGATTCTAAGTCTTCTATTGATGTTCATGGCTTTaacctgattttttttttcctactaaATCGACACTCGATGGCTACCTTAGAGGTTAACTAAGGCACCTAAGACATTCATGGAACGAAGTTGGCTCTAGCGGTGTGTCTTAGAGCCAACTCTGTTCCATGTAGAGATTAGGTTTCTTAGTGATCATGAGTCTCTGGCTTAACCAACTACTCAACAATCAAGCAACATGGTTGTTGGTTTGATGTCAGTTGAAAGCCGGTTCAAGCTCAAGGTGTTAACGTTTTTGCTGTTGATCATTCTTGTAATCTTTTCTCGGATTTTGAGAGAGTTGGGGtcttatttttaatgtaacCATTAAAGATGAGAGTGAATTTTGTAGAGAATCAAGCTTAGACGTATTATTCACTATGTGAGCTCGAACTACTTAAGATCGtctttttcctctgttttgctctgtttctgtttctgattCCGTGTATTATTGAGTGCATGTGACAACAAGTAAAGATTTGATCGATTATTTCCTGCGTAAAGTGACAATAGCAATTTCAAGAATAATGTTATAAGTTTAATGATGACATGGCATTATGGACTAATAACCAAATGGATGAAGGAACAACCAAAAGAATATGATGATATGGTTATACACATCTATTTTGAACTATTTagcaaagaaaccaaaactttatttCTGTGGTAATTTGAAAGTCATGTAACTACAGAGACAAATCATTCCAAACATATATCCATAGCTAGTCATCAACACTGTTCAATACCATGACAATACCAACCAAGAACATAATAATCGAAGCTCTTCCATGCTCGGTTATAACCTTTTGAACCACCTTTTAGTCCCACGAGGGAagacacaaaaacaaataattgcATATATACTTGTGGTTCCAGTATGTTATATGCCTAGCAACATGTGTTGAATCAtagacattgttttttttttcatatattgttGATGAAAACAGAACCATGAAATAACAAGTCTTTTAACTTGagatatatcaaaaacatattattttctgATGGAGCCAAGAACTTGACTACGGAAGGAGCTTGCAAGGACGTATAGTCCATTGGATTTAAGCCACCAATAACAATTGGGTCAACTGCAATGCGAGCTTCAAAATGGGTGTAGAAGGTACATAGGCATGATCGGTCTTAAAagttcaagttttgtttttcttttttgtgtgtgtagaaaaatacaaagccATGATGGGTCTTAAGAGTTCAAGGGGTCAAGATCAAAGTAAGATGTGTATATTCAACACCATTAGAAGCAGAATTTCTTAGAGCAAAGGTATTGCACGATCTTGTATCCTTGTTAACGACAAGACTGACTAATTGGCTAAAGCTCTAATACCTATTGGTTGTGGTTATGTATTTCCCTTTCATTGGCTAAATATCCGAACGTGAGGAACACCATGACTGTTGGAtgattttgatcatttttcaacaagtttcttttgttattggtCAATAACTTTTGCTACAAATCTACTTGTGTAATTAATTTCTTACGTGGCCAAAATGCCCAAAACATAACATGTGCcgttcaagaaaaaaaatgctcAATGCATGATCCTTGTCCCACAAATTACCACACTCTAGTGCTCCCACATACAACCTTCGATACATGCGAGATATGGTAGAAATTTATTGTGCCTTTCATTTGAGgatattgtaaaataaaatcataaaggaaaaagaggaagaagaactcaTCCGGATTGTAGTTATCTCCATTATCCAACAACAATAATCCGGATGAATTCTTGTGTTAGAGACGTAGAGTCTTGGTTGGGATCAGAGAAACGGTCTTGAGATCATGGTGTCAAACAAAGATCTTTCCTACAAAATTGAAACTCGATCGAGTGCTTTCTCAGAGTCAGAGGTTTATGTGTAATAGAGATACACTTAACCATTAGACCCACACGTAGTGCAAGAACCTTACTGGTAAGAGGTCCCAGAACGATATCCATTATTTTGTAGTTGGAGGCCACACCAACCGCCGCAATGTTCCAATATATCAAAGGGATTATAAATCATAATGAGATACTAGAACATTGGCGTGGTTAATGTCATCTCCAGCAACCCAAGAATAATGGATATCATTATGGCCCGTATACACCTCTGACCAGAGCAATTTTCACCATATGTTATGGTCTGCGACACTAGTTTCTGAACCAAGAAACTAGTTtagctttctttcttttttgactTGTGATCAGCAATGAAATCTTGATTTCTTGGGAAGAAAGGAACCGATTGTGAGACCTGATCTTTATGTTGAGAAGAGTGTCACAAGCGTTTTAATCCAAgaacttctttgtttttgaataactCAAAGCATTCTATAGTTCAAATCAATCTCTTTCTGAATGTAGTTGCCAACGACGGCAATTGTGGACAACACTATGACAATAAAACTACACAAACAAATGCATAGAATTGGATATTGAAATCTGAATTTAGGTCCAGAACATAACTTTTATTTGACCATATATTCGAATGCACGAGATGTGCATTCTGAATAGTGATTTAAAAAtcatacaaaagaaagaaatagaaagcTTGTTAACTCTAAATGACCAAATGGATGAAAGAGCAACAACATGGTGATATGATATACACATGTATTATGAAACTTGGTCTCAACAAGGTAACTTGAAACCCATGTAACGACCAGAGACATAATCATTCCAAACATCAAGAGCTCCATAGCTTGTCATCAACACAATACTCAATGCCATGACGATACCAACCGAGAACACAATGATCGAAGCCCTTCCATACTCGGTTATTACCTTTTGAACCACCTTTAGTCCCACGAGTGATGCCACAAAACATATAACCGCAAATATACTTGCGGTTCCGGTATGTTCCATGCCTAGTAATAAGTATTGAATCGCAGACATCGTTGATGAAAAAAGAACCATGAAAGAACATGTCGCTGCAGTTACCTATAACAATATAAACAGAGTATTTAAACTAGAGATcgataaacaaaacagagtattttCTGATCGAGCCAAGAACTTAATTACCTCGGGAGCGATACCaacttggagaagaagaggactAATGAGCATTCCACCTCCAATACCAAAAACACCACCCAAAACTCCAGCTAATAGAGCCATTACAGGGAACATACACTTGTTTGATCTTGCTCCATCATTTGATCTCAAATCTTCTACATCCTGCAAGcacaaaattgttttaagaCATTCATCGATTCTCGtcctttttttaaaaactattcaaGTGTTTGTTAGATTTGTTTGAAATCTAACCTTTACTGAGACATGGTAATCTGATTGTTGTTGGCTTTGAACATTGTCACTGAAGCAGATccagagagtgaagaagagagttagTGGTATTTGAGACGATGAAATGAGCCAGTAGGCGTTTCCACATGGCTCGATCGATATGATTCCCTGCAAATACAAATCATgaaattcttaaaaaataaaagaaaatcttgaatttgttcctttcatatatttttttatgaagtCACATTTCAATGTCACTGTAGAGAAATACTGTGTTatactttctttcttgaaaATGACATAAAAATAGTAGCCCTAAGCATCATTGAAAGGGTAAGGAATCTAAAAAAGT
This sequence is a window from Arabidopsis thaliana chromosome 1 sequence. Protein-coding genes within it:
- a CDS encoding Cysteine/Histidine-rich C1 domain family protein (Cysteine/Histidine-rich C1 domain family protein; CONTAINS InterPro DOMAIN/s: DC1 (InterPro:IPR004146); BEST Arabidopsis thaliana protein match is: Cysteine/Histidine-rich C1 domain family protein (TAIR:AT1G61840.1); Has 735 Blast hits to 396 proteins in 7 species: Archae - 0; Bacteria - 0; Metazoa - 3; Fungi - 0; Plants - 732; Viruses - 0; Other Eukaryotes - 0 (source: NCBI BLink).) yields the protein MVTYFWNIIIPSIIPNQKHIAYLHPVKQSAMTIFFNLFFYAQVHENLKIELGIFSRSILPPSSSSLQEVLHIIQYSRCFGATIKNSILMVDAIYAVTQILALTIIFVTFARKSITKNASSLHLKSNTLITLSIRSNFTFTSFFTVLIVYAVEEDDCMYSPSVIKISRHNHRISYTFSLRSCEWSCGVFHQIIDGDYGAYTCDKCGHYAVHSRCALEKNVWDGKDLEGLPDKDDITQDVGSFNIISKEVILHFLHDHHFRLEVSILYNEKKLCQACYLPIFEGRDGKLICRVCKTERHNQLNCIKCDFIVCMKCATLPYRARYEHDKHFLTAIWEEEVREKDWCEVCERNLRDTNTKVFYWCVECCTIFHIECVLGKNSNLSLSQTLKFWVQRAQILLENLNL
- the BAN gene encoding NAD(P)-binding Rossmann-fold superfamily protein (BANYULS (BAN); FUNCTIONS IN: oxidoreductase activity, anthocyanidin reductase activity; INVOLVED IN: negative regulation of flavonoid biosynthetic process; EXPRESSED IN: 12 plant structures; EXPRESSED DURING: C globular stage, seed development stages; CONTAINS InterPro DOMAIN/s: NAD-dependent epimerase/dehydratase (InterPro:IPR001509), NAD(P)-binding domain (InterPro:IPR016040); BEST Arabidopsis thaliana protein match is: dihydroflavonol 4-reductase (TAIR:AT5G42800.1); Has 9654 Blast hits to 9641 proteins in 1549 species: Archae - 92; Bacteria - 3374; Metazoa - 271; Fungi - 951; Plants - 2463; Viruses - 15; Other Eukaryotes - 2488 (source: NCBI BLink).) — encoded protein: MDQTLTHTGSKKACVIGGTGNLASILIKHLLQSGYKVNTTVRDPENEKKIAHLRKLQELGDLKIFKADLTDEDSFESSFSGCEYIFHVATPINFKSEDPEKDMIKPAIQGVINVLKSCLKSKSVKRVIYTSSAAAVSINNLSGTGIVMNEENWTDVEFLTEEKPFNWGYPISKVLAEKTAWEFAKENKINLVTVIPALIAGNSLLSDPPSSLSLSMSFITGKEMHVTGLKEMQKLSGSISFVHVDDLARAHLFLAEKETASGRYICCAYNTSVPEIADFLIQRYPKYNVLSEFEEGLSIPKLTLSSQKLINEGFRFEYGINEMYDQMIEYFESKGLIKAK
- a CDS encoding RNA polymerases N / 8 kDa subunit (RNA polymerases N / 8 kDa subunit; FUNCTIONS IN: DNA-directed RNA polymerase activity, DNA binding, zinc ion binding; INVOLVED IN: transcription, DNA-dependent, transcription, regulation of transcription; LOCATED IN: cellular_component unknown; EXPRESSED IN: 7 plant structures; EXPRESSED DURING: L mature pollen stage, 4 anthesis, petal differentiation and expansion stage; CONTAINS InterPro DOMAIN/s: RNA polymerases, N/8kDa subunit (InterPro:IPR000268), RNA polymerases, subunit N, zinc binding site (InterPro:IPR020789), Homeodomain-related (InterPro:IPR012287); BEST Arabidopsis thaliana protein match is: RNA polymerases N / 8 kDa subunit (TAIR:AT1G11475.1); Has 943 Blast hits to 943 proteins in 326 species: Archae - 263; Bacteria - 0; Metazoa - 146; Fungi - 184; Plants - 71; Viruses - 3; Other Eukaryotes - 276 (source: NCBI BLink).), whose product is MIVPVRCFTCGKVIGNKWDTYLELLQADYAEGDALDALGLVRYCCRRMLMTHVDLIEKLLNYNTMEKSDPN
- a CDS encoding DNA-binding storekeeper protein-related transcriptional regulator (DNA-binding storekeeper protein-related transcriptional regulator; FUNCTIONS IN: transcription regulator activity; INVOLVED IN: biological_process unknown; LOCATED IN: cytosol, nucleolus, chloroplast; EXPRESSED IN: 24 plant structures; EXPRESSED DURING: 13 growth stages; CONTAINS InterPro DOMAIN/s: Protein of unknown function DUF573 (InterPro:IPR007592); BEST Arabidopsis thaliana protein match is: DNA-binding storekeeper protein-related transcriptional regulator (TAIR:AT4G00390.1); Has 9484 Blast hits to 2301 proteins in 293 species: Archae - 12; Bacteria - 1789; Metazoa - 891; Fungi - 666; Plants - 367; Viruses - 44; Other Eukaryotes - 5715 (source: NCBI BLink).) — its product is MTKKLNPLEDPPTATSSDEDDVETSEAGEASDDSSSSEEDVPIKIRIKSPSATTAAAPPAKSTAVSTAADSDSGSETETDSDSESTNPPNSGSGKTIALNTVNLKKKEDPTSSSATLALPAMKSGTKRPASEAAATTSTKRVKKDEESVKKPGGFQRLWSEEDEILVLQGMIDFKADTGKSPYVDTNAFYDFLKKSISFEVSKNQFMDKIRSLRKKYIGKEGRNEPSFVKAHDKKAFELSKFIWGPKGIALDSNVKSNGVSKKSVAKKKIDSVKQELVFAGGSSTNGKKVEEDGGDDGCDWFDNSSLVRMIASLGVDEYYVKQQWSLVSVESKKIVEEKYKLLQAKELEFVLEKTKFLNEVASMFVEASKNKPLDT